In a genomic window of Tachysurus vachellii isolate PV-2020 chromosome 13, HZAU_Pvac_v1, whole genome shotgun sequence:
- the LOC132856175 gene encoding probable polypeptide N-acetylgalactosaminyltransferase 8, with product MRIKLIWYKTVTCAAVTLFIINYMMRFKELYNDNADQSSALDRGQDKRPSVEKLYDMLMSFEGKQIRMQKMLEDMQNNIEEKKSRGDHQSMLFPESSLFKKWGRNLSHDEQREAQAGYNKYGYNVYLSDRLPINRQLPDTRDPSCATKVYPEQLPSLSVVLIYLNEALSVIKRAIHSIIHRTPDHLLKELILVDDHSTNEDLGESLDFYVATTQKQHPQLKILRVRHDRQMGLAQARVSGWAAASADVVAILDIHIEVNVMWAEPLLAQIKADRTVVVSPVFDRVNYDDLEVVLYPPYAHGFDWALWCTYVPFSPEYKHNDGSTPGKSPSLMGILAADRAFLGEIGSLDAGMDVYGGENVELGIRVWTCGGSIKVVPCSKIAHIERAHKPYAPDLSKYIMRNALRVADIWMDEYKYHVHIAWNLPLKDHGIDIGDTSERKKLREKLGCKPFKWYMENVYPSLDLWIDILGYGGLQNLDSQMCLDQGPVPGHTPVAYTCHYYTPQHTIYKESGEFYIGEINLNKITDNRCLEDPGTGNVPGLYKCKEALTRNMSIYWDFKQGGELRNRKTNRCVEIHHHTLVIQNCSGQQWSIKHVIKPF from the exons ATGAGGATAAAGTTGATATGGTATAAAACTGTCACGTGTGCTGCCGTGACTCTTTTTATAATCAATTACATGATGAGATTTAAAGAATTATATAACGACAATGCAGACCAAAGCAGCGCACTGGACAGAGGACAGGACAAAAGACCATCTGTTGAAAAACTAT ATGATATGTTGATGTCCTTTGAAGGAAAACAAATTCGAATGCAGAAGATGCTGGAGGACATGCAAAACAAcatagaagaaaagaaaagtagagGAGATCATCAGTCCATGCTTTTCCCAGAATCTTCACTGTTTAAAAAATGGGGTCGCAATCTTTCCCATGATGAGCAGCGTGAAGCGCAGGCTGGCTATAACAAATACGGATACAACGTCTATCTGAGCGACCGACTACCAATTAACAGACAGCTACCAGACACCCGGGATCCCAG ttgtGCAACAAAGGTGTATCCTGAGCAGCTTCCGTCGCTCAGCGTGGTTCTCATCTACCTGAATGAGGCTCTGTCTGTTATCAAGAGAGCCATACACAGTATCATCCACCGAACACCTGATCACCTGCTCAAGGAACTCATACTGGTGGACGATCACAGCACTAACG AGGACCTAGGAGAAAGTCTTGATTTCTACGTTGCCACCACGCAGAAGCAACATCCTCAGCTGAAAATCCTCCGAGTGAGACACGATCGTCAGATGGGTCTCGCACAAGCTCGCGTCTCTGGTTGGGCTGCTGCTAGTGCTGATGTTGTGGCTATTTTGGACATACATATAGAGGTCAATGTGATGTG GGCAGAGCCGCTGCTAGCGCAGATCAAGGCAGACAGAACAGTCGTCGTCTCTCCTGTGTTTGACCGAGTCAATTATGACGACCTTGAAGTAGTTCTGTACCCTCCTTATGCTCATGGCTTTGACTGGGCGCTGTGGTGTACGTATGTGCCTTTCAGCCCtgaatacaaacacaatgaTGGCTCAACTCCTGGAAA GTCTCCTTCTTTAATGGGAATTCTGGCTGCAGACAGAGCTTTTCTGGGAGAGATCGGCAGCCTGGATGCAGGGATGGATGTTTACGGTGGAGAAAATGTAGAGCTTGGTATTCGG GTGTGGACGTGTGGTGGGAGCATCAAGGTCGTGCCGTGCTCCAAGATCGCCCACATAGAGAGAGCTCACAAGCCGTACGCACCCGATCTGAGCAAGTACATTATGAGAAATGCACTGCGTGTGGCTGACATCTGGATGGATGAGTACAAATATCATGTTCATATAGCCTGGAACCTTCCCTTAAAA GATCATGGCATTGATATCGGGGAcacttcagaaagaaaaaaactaagAGAGAAACTTGGATGTAAACCGTTCAAGTGGTACATGGAGAACGTCTATCCGAGTCTAGACCTCTGGATCGACATTTTGGGCTATGGAGGA CTACAAAATTTAGATTCACAGATGTGTTTGGATCAAGGTCCTGTCCCAGGTCATACTCCTGTAGCGTATACATGCCACTATTACACACCTCAG cacacaatttaCAAAGAAAGCGGCGAGTTTTATATTGGTGAGATCAActtaaataaaatcactgacAACAGATGTCTGGAAGATCCTGGAACAGGGAATGTCCCTGGCTTGTATAAATGCAAAGAGGCCTTGACGAGGAACATGAGCATTTACTGGGATTTTAAGCAG GGTGGTGAACTGCGCAACCGAAAGACAAACAGATGTGTGGAAATCCACCATCACACTCTTGTTATTCAGAACTGTTCAGGACAACAATGGAGCATAAAACATGTCATCAAACCCTTCTGA
- the ribc2 gene encoding RIB43A-like with coiled-coils protein 2 — MDRVELLSDRVEAAHLDKRRNRELQRQERVFNAKVRTIGIDKEALQHQVQEKKQQQESLAKELKEYADDLIDCDRTVLLLESRQKEEERQLAEAIVSFRQQFQQPSSRREFDLNDPEVLKKQVGVRILPGLAGEDLDSGDRTQRQREQLRDWSLQQQQELDQVKELQRLQAQQYDQSKLTMDNKAIELQKMDEEHQRAINIAIKDFNRALAAESQERRERERHQEEENNQTDILNQLQGDLLDETLEPYTRARKDCYKGMTLEQAREYTMCQREQAAEKRRARMEQKRVQLQEYRLHMATLRAAAMEERQKARKNKELRRAVDETNIRLAQAQHEQRKKDANIPDETYFSQFNTCSR, encoded by the exons ATGGACCGAGTGGAGTTGTTATCGGACCGTGTCGAGGCCGCTCATTTGGACAAGAGGAGAAACCGAGAGCTGCAGCGACAAGAGCGCGTTTTTAACGCCAAAGTCCGGACTATAGGA ATTGATAAAGAAGCGCTTCAGCATCAGGTGCAGGAAAAGAAACAGCAGCAAGAATCACTGGCCAAAGAGCTGAAGGAATATG CTGATGACCTCATAGACTGTGACCGTACAGTGTTACTACTAGAGAGCAGGCAGAAGGAAGAGGAACGTCAACTAGCGGAGGCCATTGTGAGCTTCCGCCAGCAGTTCCAGCAGCCCAGCAGCAGGCGAGAGTTTGATCTGAATGACCCCGAAGTGCTGAAGAAGCAGGTAGGGGTGCGCATTTTGCCTGGGCTGGCAGGCGAGGATCTAGACAGTGgagacaggacacagagacagcgagagCAGCTGAGAGACTGGAGcttacagcagcagcaggagctgGACCAGGTGAAGGAGTTGCAAAGGCTGCAAG CTCAGCAGTACGACCAAAGTAAACTAACGATGGATAACAAAGCCATCGAGCTGCAGAAGATGGACGAAGAGCACCAGAGAGCCATCAACATCGCCATCAAGGACTTTAATCGAGCTCTG GCAGCGGAATCGCAAGagcggagagaaagagaacgacATCAGGAAGAGGAGAACAACCAAACTGACATCCTGAACCAACTGCAGGGGGATCTGCTGGATGAGACGCTGGAGCCGTACACCAGAGCACGCAAGGACTGCTACAAGGGCATGACACTCGAGCAGGCCCGAGAATACACCATGTGTCAGCGGGAGCAAGCTGCAGAGAAAAGG cgtGCTCGCATGGAGCAGAAGAGAGTGCAGCTACAGGAGTACCGCCTGCACATGGCTACGCTTCGGGCTGCAGCGATGGAGGAGAGACAGAAGGCAAGAAAGAACAAGGAGCTGCGTAGGGCTGTGGATGAGACTAATATACGACTGGCCCAGGCTCAGCATGAACA GAGGAAGAAGGACGCCAACATCCCTGACGAGACCTACTTCTCCCAGTTCAATACGTGCAGCAGATAG
- the ada2a gene encoding adenosine deaminase 2-A isoform X1: protein MKREVAVCVSPWTMQLGLTLLLLLLFTSWCDSMPDPHRREALMKLEVSREIGGEVILNRQEKLLDEKLYQMKWQEMAAPDFPPAMHFFKAKPLIDASPVFSLLQKMPKGAALHVHDFGMVGVEWLVKNVTYRENCYACFTDDGSVRFVFSSAQPKAAPSCSAWTLLKTLREKHNTTELDKSFIRNLTLVTEDPDSEYPNQDVVWKRFEQAFLVAFGLVTYAPVFKDYLYEGFRQFHSDNVMYVEIRALMPLTYELDGRLNSRDWSMRACQDVVQHFTAQHPDFLGARIIFTVHRGLNSTQAVKVVEEAIRLQRNFPDIMAGFDFVGHEDNGNPLWYFKEALGLPEERGVHLPFFFHAGETNSEGTAVDQNMMDALLFNTSRIGHGFAMPRHPVVKELSRKMNVAVEVCPISNQVLKLVSDLRNHPAAVLMAEGHPLVISSDDPALFGASGLSYDFYEAFVGFGGMKSNLATLKQLVLNSLRYSSLPPTMKEKAISALLRKWDKFVSESLL from the exons ATGAAAAGAGAAGT AGCCGTGTGTGTGTCGCCGTGGACGATGCAGCTGGGTTTGACGTTGCTCTTGTTGCTGCTCTTCACGTCATGGTGCGACTCGATGCCTGATCCGCACCGACGAGAGGCTCTGATGAAGCTAGAGGTGAGCAGAGAAATCGGAGGTGAGGTGATTCTGAACAGACAAGAAAAGCTCCTCGATGAAAAACTGTACCAGATGAAGTGGCAGGAAATGGCAGCGCCAGACTTCCCCCCTGCTATGCACTTTTTTAAAGCCAAGCCTCTGATCGACGCAAGTCCAGTCTTCAGCCTGCTGCAGAAGATGCCCAAGG GAGCAGCTCTACACGTGCATGACTTTGGCATGGTTGGAGTTGAATGGTTGGTGAAGAACGTGACTTACAGGGAGAATTGCTACGCGTGCTTCACCGACGACGGCTCTGTGCGATTCGTGTTCTCGTCCGCGCAGCCCAAAGCGGCGCCTTCCTGTTCCGCATGGACTCTGCTCAAAACCCTTAGGGAGAAACACAACACCACTGAATTGGACAAAAG ctttaTCCGAAACCTGACGCTGGTCACCGAGGACCCGGACAGCGAGTATCCCAACCAAGACGTCGTCTGGAAAAGGTTCGAGCAAGCTTTCTTGGTGGCCTTTGGGTTGGTCACCTATGCTCCCGTCTTTAAGGATTATCTTTATGAAGGTTTCAGGCAGTTCCACAGTGACAACGTTATGTATGTGGAAATCCGAGCTCTTATGCCGctg ACGTACGAGCTCGACGGCAGACTGAACAGTCGGGACTGGAGCATGAGGGCTTGTCAGGACGTGGTCCAACACTTCACAGCTCAGCATCCCGACTTCTTAGGAGCCCGAATAATTTTCACTGTCCACAG aggcTTGAATTCGACACAAGCCGTAAAGGTGGTCGAGGAGGCCATTAGGCTGCAGAGGAACTTTCCAGACATCATGGCAGGCTTTGACTTT GTGGGTCATGAAGATAATGGAAATCCCCTGTGGTACTTTAAAGAGGCTTTGGGTCTGCCGGAGGAGCGCGGCGTCCATCTGCCCTTCTTCTTCCATGCAGGAGAGACCA ACTCAGAAGGCACAGCAGTGGATCAGAACATGATGGACGCCCTGCTCTTCAACACGTCTCGGATCGGACACGGCTTTGCGATGCCGCGTCACCCCGTGGTCAAAGAGCTCTCCAGGAAGATGAATGTAGCGGTGGAAGTTTGCCCCATCTCTAATCAG GTCCTAAAGCTGGTGTCAGACCTGCGGAACCATCCAGCAGCCGTGCTGATGGCAGAGGGCCATCCCTTGGTGATCAGCTCCGACGACCCGGCTCTGTTCGGAGCGTCCGGTCTCTCGTACGACTTCTACGAGGCTTTCGTGGGCTTCGGAGGAATGAAATCGAATTTAGCGACGCTGAAACAGCTCGTGTTAAACTCTCTAAG GTACAGCTCCTTGCCTCCCACTATGAAGGAAAAAGCCATTTCAGCCTTGCTAAGGAAGTGGGACAAGTTTGTCTCAGAGAGTTTACTGTGA
- the ada2a gene encoding adenosine deaminase 2-A isoform X2 produces the protein MQLGLTLLLLLLFTSWCDSMPDPHRREALMKLEVSREIGGEVILNRQEKLLDEKLYQMKWQEMAAPDFPPAMHFFKAKPLIDASPVFSLLQKMPKGAALHVHDFGMVGVEWLVKNVTYRENCYACFTDDGSVRFVFSSAQPKAAPSCSAWTLLKTLREKHNTTELDKSFIRNLTLVTEDPDSEYPNQDVVWKRFEQAFLVAFGLVTYAPVFKDYLYEGFRQFHSDNVMYVEIRALMPLTYELDGRLNSRDWSMRACQDVVQHFTAQHPDFLGARIIFTVHRGLNSTQAVKVVEEAIRLQRNFPDIMAGFDFVGHEDNGNPLWYFKEALGLPEERGVHLPFFFHAGETNSEGTAVDQNMMDALLFNTSRIGHGFAMPRHPVVKELSRKMNVAVEVCPISNQVLKLVSDLRNHPAAVLMAEGHPLVISSDDPALFGASGLSYDFYEAFVGFGGMKSNLATLKQLVLNSLRYSSLPPTMKEKAISALLRKWDKFVSESLL, from the exons ATGCAGCTGGGTTTGACGTTGCTCTTGTTGCTGCTCTTCACGTCATGGTGCGACTCGATGCCTGATCCGCACCGACGAGAGGCTCTGATGAAGCTAGAGGTGAGCAGAGAAATCGGAGGTGAGGTGATTCTGAACAGACAAGAAAAGCTCCTCGATGAAAAACTGTACCAGATGAAGTGGCAGGAAATGGCAGCGCCAGACTTCCCCCCTGCTATGCACTTTTTTAAAGCCAAGCCTCTGATCGACGCAAGTCCAGTCTTCAGCCTGCTGCAGAAGATGCCCAAGG GAGCAGCTCTACACGTGCATGACTTTGGCATGGTTGGAGTTGAATGGTTGGTGAAGAACGTGACTTACAGGGAGAATTGCTACGCGTGCTTCACCGACGACGGCTCTGTGCGATTCGTGTTCTCGTCCGCGCAGCCCAAAGCGGCGCCTTCCTGTTCCGCATGGACTCTGCTCAAAACCCTTAGGGAGAAACACAACACCACTGAATTGGACAAAAG ctttaTCCGAAACCTGACGCTGGTCACCGAGGACCCGGACAGCGAGTATCCCAACCAAGACGTCGTCTGGAAAAGGTTCGAGCAAGCTTTCTTGGTGGCCTTTGGGTTGGTCACCTATGCTCCCGTCTTTAAGGATTATCTTTATGAAGGTTTCAGGCAGTTCCACAGTGACAACGTTATGTATGTGGAAATCCGAGCTCTTATGCCGctg ACGTACGAGCTCGACGGCAGACTGAACAGTCGGGACTGGAGCATGAGGGCTTGTCAGGACGTGGTCCAACACTTCACAGCTCAGCATCCCGACTTCTTAGGAGCCCGAATAATTTTCACTGTCCACAG aggcTTGAATTCGACACAAGCCGTAAAGGTGGTCGAGGAGGCCATTAGGCTGCAGAGGAACTTTCCAGACATCATGGCAGGCTTTGACTTT GTGGGTCATGAAGATAATGGAAATCCCCTGTGGTACTTTAAAGAGGCTTTGGGTCTGCCGGAGGAGCGCGGCGTCCATCTGCCCTTCTTCTTCCATGCAGGAGAGACCA ACTCAGAAGGCACAGCAGTGGATCAGAACATGATGGACGCCCTGCTCTTCAACACGTCTCGGATCGGACACGGCTTTGCGATGCCGCGTCACCCCGTGGTCAAAGAGCTCTCCAGGAAGATGAATGTAGCGGTGGAAGTTTGCCCCATCTCTAATCAG GTCCTAAAGCTGGTGTCAGACCTGCGGAACCATCCAGCAGCCGTGCTGATGGCAGAGGGCCATCCCTTGGTGATCAGCTCCGACGACCCGGCTCTGTTCGGAGCGTCCGGTCTCTCGTACGACTTCTACGAGGCTTTCGTGGGCTTCGGAGGAATGAAATCGAATTTAGCGACGCTGAAACAGCTCGTGTTAAACTCTCTAAG GTACAGCTCCTTGCCTCCCACTATGAAGGAAAAAGCCATTTCAGCCTTGCTAAGGAAGTGGGACAAGTTTGTCTCAGAGAGTTTACTGTGA